GGCACGGTGGTGATCGGCGAGGGCGAGCGCGACGAGGCGCCGATGCTTTTCATCGGCGAGAAAGTGGGCGCTGGCGGTCCCAAGATCGATATCGCGCTCGATCCCCTCGAAGGCACCACCATCACGGCGAAAGGCCTGCCCAATGCGCTTGCCGTCATGGCGATGGCCGAGCACGGCGGCTTTTTGAACGCGCCCGATGTCTACATGGACAAGATCGCGGTGGGCGGAGGCTTGCCCGACGGCGTCGTCGATCTCGACAAGACGCCGGCCGCCAACCTGAAGGACCTCGCCAAGGCCAGGAAGGTGGACGTGTCCGATCTCGTGGTCTGCATCCTCGACCGGCCGCGCCATGCCGAATTGATCGCCAAGGTGCGCGAAGCCGGCGCGCGCATCATGCTGATCGGCGACGGCGACGTTTCGGGCGTCATCGCCACCTCGACCGGCGACTCGGGCATCAGCATCTACATGGGCTCGGGCGGCGCGCCGGAAGGCGTGCTGGCGGCGGCGGCCCTGCGCTGCATCGGCGGCCAGATCCAGGGCCGGCTTCTGTTCCGCAACGACGACGAGAAGGCGCGCGCCCGCAAGTGGGGCATCACCGATCTCAATCGCAAATACTCGATGACCGACATGGCCAAGGGCAATGTGATGTTCGCCGCCACCGGCGTCACCTCGGGCTCGATGCTGAAGGGCGTGCGACGCTTCGGCAACGGCGCGGAGACGCATTCGATCGTCATGCGCTCCAAGACCGGCACGGTCAGGTGGGTTTCCGCCCATCACAATTTCTCGATAAAGACTGGCCTGCCGAGCTGGGCTTAGCCATTCTTGTCGGACGCGGACCCGGCCGCAGACACGCCGGGCAACGCGACCGGCATGAAGAAAGCAGGGAGCGCCTTGGCTGTCGCAATGTTGTCGTGGCTGGCGCTGCCGGCCGCGGCCCAGGATGCGTGCGGCCTGCTGCCTTCGGCGGTGGCCCGGGACCCCGACCCTTTCTCGGCCTATATCCCGCCCATCGACAATGCGCAGTCCTTGCCGAAGGAGGGCGTCTTCGCGCTGAAGCTGCGGCCAGTCGCCGATGTGATCTATCCGGTCGCGCCGGCGCGCGGCAGCGACAGTGGCAATGGCGGCATTGTCACGCTCGAATACATTCCCGCCGGTCGCTACCGCATCGTCCTGTCGGAGACCGGCTGGATCGATGCGATCCAGGACGGCAAGCGCCTGCCGATCTTGGGGCCCGACCGGGCGACCAACTGCCCCGGCACGCGCGAGAGCGTGCAGGTCGAGGTGAAGGGCGAGGCGCTTACGCTGCAGATCGGCGGGGTGAAAGCTAAGCGCGTCAACATCGCCGTCCTGCGCCTCTGGCCGTTCGAATGGAAGTGGTAACAGCAGGCGTCCGCCGCCGCCACTTTGCCCACAGCCCTTGCGCGCAGACGCAGTAGCGCGATAGCGACTGGCAGGTACATTGGCGGCATGTCTTCCGAAGTCCGGACCATCCGCGCCGCCTTCCTCGGTGTCGAGCGATCGCTCACCGGCCGACGCTGGGCGGAACGGCTTTCAAATGAGCGGATCGCGCTGGCGATGGCGCAGCGCCATGGCTTGCCCGAGGCGATCTGCCGGTTGCTGGCGGCCCGCGAGGTCGATCTCGAAGGCGTGCCGGATTTTCTCGAACCGACCTTGCGCAAGTTCCTGCCTGATCCGTCGCATCTCAAGGACATGGATGTCGCGGTCGAACGGGTGGTGAAGGCGATCCAGGCCAGCGAACGGATCGCCATATTCGGCGACTATGATGTGGACGGCGCGACGTCGTCGGCCCTGCTGCTGCGCTTCTTCCGCAGCGTCGGCGCCGATGTCGGCATCTACATCCCGGATCGGCGCAAGGAAGGCTACGGCCCGAATACGGCCGCACTGCTCAAGCTCAAGGAAGAAGGGACGGCGCTCGTCATCACGGTCGATTGCGGTGTCACCGCCCACGAACCGCTGGCGGAAGCCAGGCAGGCCGGCCTCGATGTCATCGTGATCGATCACCATCAGGCCGAGATTGCCTTGCCGCCGGCGCTGGCCGTCGTCGATCCCAATCGGCTCGATGATGCGAGTCCCCACAAGCAGCTCGCGGCGGTAGGCGTTGCCTTCCTGCTCGCCGTTGGCGTGAATCGCGCCCTCCGCGCCGTCGGCTGGTACAGCGCTACGCGGCCCGAGCCCGATCTGCGGCGGTGGCTCGATCTCGTGGCGTTGGGGACCGTGGCCGATGTCGTGCCGCTCACCGGCATCAATCGTGCGCTGGTGCGCCAGGGATTGCGGGTGATGGCGGACCGTGCCAATGCCGGCCTCGCCGCCCTGGCCGATGTGGCGCGCCTGCGCGAGCCGCCGGGCGCCTACCATCTCGGCTTCCTGCTCGGGCCGCGGGTCAATGCCGGCGGCAGGGTGGGCCAGGCCGATCTCGGCGCCCGTCTGCTGGCCAGCGACGATCCGCACGAGGTGGGCGCGCTGGCGCTCAGGCTGGACGAGTTCAATGCCGAGCGTCGGGCGATCGAGCGTGCTGTGCTCGATCAGGCGATCCAGCACATCGAACGCACCTACGGTCCGGAGCGCCAGGGGCTTCCGGCGGCGCTCGTGGTGGAGAGCGACGGCTGGCATGTCGGTGTGATCGGCATCGTGGCGAGCCGGCTGGTCGAGCGCTACGGCCGGCCCGCTTTTGTGATCGGCATGGACGGCGACGTCGGCAAGGGTTCCGGCCGCTCGGTGCGCGGGGTCGATCTCGGTGCCGCGGTCATCGCTGCCCGCCAGTCGGGATTGCTGATCAACGGCGGCGGTCATGCCATGGCGGCCGGCCTGACGGTGGCGCGCGAGAGGCTCGCCGCGCTGGCGGCCTTCCTCGACGAGCGCGTGGCGCCGCAGCTTGGCGCAGCCCCCGCCATCCGCGAGCTCGGCATCGATGCGGCCCTGACGCCGGGCGCGGCGACGCAGGATCTCGTCACGATGATCGAACGCGCCGGTCCGTTCGGCGCGGGCAACGCCTTGCCGCGCTTCGCCCTGACCGGTGTGCGGGTCGACTATGCCCAGCCGGTGGGTGACGGCCACGTTCGTTGCACGCTGGTCGGGCAGGAGAGGGGACGGATCGAGGCAATCGCCTTCCGCGCCAGCCAGACAGCGCTCGGTCCGGCACTGCTCGATCAAGCCAAGCCGATCCTGCATGTGGCGGGCGCGCTGCGGATCGACCACTACAACGGCCGCGAGAGCGTGCGCCTGCAGATCGACGACGCCGCATCGGCTGCCGGAACGGTGCTCAGCTAGGTTTTGCGGGCGTTTCCGCGCCTTGATTTCGGCCTCCGGGCCCGTTACACCCACCCGCTCTTGCGCCTCGTCCCCATCGTCTAGAGGCCTAGGACATCGCCCTTTCACGGCGGTAACAGGGGTTCGAATCCCCTTGGGGACGCCATATTTAGGTGTTCTTTGTATCACTGCAGCACCCCTCTTTAAAAGGCTAGGGTATCCACACATCTTTCCTTAGCTTCCAGGCTAAGGAAAGATGTGTGCATACCCTAGCCTTAAAAGGTGGAGTAGACTAGTCAAAATCCGTCGGCCAATCCAAATGTGTATAATGTTCAAAAAATCTCAATATCTGCGCCTTAGTCACTCGATTGATCGATAATTCCGGCAGTTCATCTTTAGCAAAAAAATCCACCGCTGACGTTTCATCACTGGTTTGCGGACTACCGCCTATTAATTCGCATAGAAAAAAACATTTATAGGCATGCGGCCATTCTGGAGGATGATCCTGTTTTTGTTTATCCAGTAACGCCAATAATTTAACGGCTCGGGTTTCATAACCGGATTCTTCACGAATTTCGCGCACAACCGCGCTACTTGCAGATTCATTAATATCAATCCAACCGCCAGGCAATGACCAAAGATCATCCGCGCGTTCTTTCACCATTAAAATTTTATTATCTTTAAATACCACACCACGACCATCGAGTTTTGGCGTGGCGTAACCTGATTCCGCTGTGAATACATTGATAATATGCTCATGAGAGGCATTGGTGTGTCCGGCCATCATTTCTGCGCTGAGTTTTAATATGGCTTTAAATCGGTGCAAGTCGAAAATATTTTTACTGTAGGTTAAACCATTTTGTGCGATGGCTTGCAATTCGCTGGCCCATTTTAGCCATTGGGTGTTGTTGGGTTGCATAGTTTTGTTCCTAGGAATATTATATCCCCCCTTGAAAAAGGGTGGGCAAGAAGGGATTTAAGGGGTATTGAATTCACCTCCTACGCTTGATCTCGCTTACAGAAATACTAAATTCCTGCATATTTTCGTTAAATCTTTTTTCAACACAAAAAGCATGACCATAAATCACTTCATAAGTCACCGGGAAGCGCGATTCTTTATCTCGCCATTTCTCATAATTTTCTAAAAATTTTTGTAAGCGCTTTTTCCCTGTCAAAAATTGATGTCGCTCCACTAGCAAATTCTGCCAACCGCAAAGCTTTAAATCACGCAGTAATTGGCGGGGATTAGCATAGGATAACATAATCACCTCTCTATCCATCACCGGCTCTACCAAATGCGCGCGCAATATCGCATCGCCAATATCATGCATATCAAAAAACACATGTACATGCGCCATCTCATCCACTTCTGCCCAACTTGCGCGAAGCTCCTGCAGGGTGTCTGGTCCTAGTGTGGAAAATAATAACAAACCACCGGGTTTTAATACCCTTTGTGTTTCTGCTAAAACAGCTTCTATATCTTCACACCAAGGCAGCATGAAATTGGACACGACTAAATCTACAGAAAACTCCGGCAAGGGTAATTGTTCAGCATCCGCACAAATCCAGGTAATTTCTGGTTGTGCACTATGATTTTTTTGGGCTTGCTTAAGCATGGATTCTGCAAAATCTACAGCGATGATTTGCGCTTCGGGATAGCGTTTTGCTAAAAAACCACTGCTATAGCCAGTACCTGCACCCAGATCGAGGATAACCTGCGGCTGGATACGCATAAAATCCAAACGTGCATCCAAGCGCCGTGCTACTTCGCGTGCAATAATTGCAACGCTATCATAGGTGGCAGCGGCGTAGTTGGCCGCATTTTTTATAGCAGTTTTAGTAAAGATAGACATTTTTTACGGTATTGTTGAAAGTGATATGGTGAGTAAAAATAATCTTTTTATTGCGGTTCTTCTCCCACAATGTCCCCAACAAAGCTGAGGGATAGCCACCAGGGGAGAGGTAAATTAAAAGAAAGATTCCCACTTGAGAAATAAACACCATGAAATGGCTAAAAACAGCCTGCAACTGGCTGCTCCCCCCTCTGTGTGCACTTTGTCGCAATCCTACAACCAATGCCGCATTATGTACACTTTGCCTTGACGAACTGCCTTGGATTAAAAACGCCTGCCCACGCTGT
This is a stretch of genomic DNA from Gammaproteobacteria bacterium. It encodes these proteins:
- the glpX gene encoding class II fructose-bisphosphatase; the protein is GTVVIGEGERDEAPMLFIGEKVGAGGPKIDIALDPLEGTTITAKGLPNALAVMAMAEHGGFLNAPDVYMDKIAVGGGLPDGVVDLDKTPAANLKDLAKARKVDVSDLVVCILDRPRHAELIAKVREAGARIMLIGDGDVSGVIATSTGDSGISIYMGSGGAPEGVLAAAALRCIGGQIQGRLLFRNDDEKARARKWGITDLNRKYSMTDMAKGNVMFAATGVTSGSMLKGVRRFGNGAETHSIVMRSKTGTVRWVSAHHNFSIKTGLPSWA
- a CDS encoding NUDIX hydrolase, producing MQPNNTQWLKWASELQAIAQNGLTYSKNIFDLHRFKAILKLSAEMMAGHTNASHEHIINVFTAESGYATPKLDGRGVVFKDNKILMVKERADDLWSLPGGWIDINESASSAVVREIREESGYETRAVKLLALLDKQKQDHPPEWPHAYKCFFLCELIGGSPQTSDETSAVDFFAKDELPELSINRVTKAQILRFFEHYTHLDWPTDFD
- the bioC gene encoding malonyl-ACP O-methyltransferase BioC yields the protein MSIFTKTAIKNAANYAAATYDSVAIIAREVARRLDARLDFMRIQPQVILDLGAGTGYSSGFLAKRYPEAQIIAVDFAESMLKQAQKNHSAQPEITWICADAEQLPLPEFSVDLVVSNFMLPWCEDIEAVLAETQRVLKPGGLLLFSTLGPDTLQELRASWAEVDEMAHVHVFFDMHDIGDAILRAHLVEPVMDREVIMLSYANPRQLLRDLKLCGWQNLLVERHQFLTGKKRLQKFLENYEKWRDKESRFPVTYEVIYGHAFCVEKRFNENMQEFSISVSEIKRRR
- the recJ gene encoding single-stranded-DNA-specific exonuclease RecJ is translated as MSSEVRTIRAAFLGVERSLTGRRWAERLSNERIALAMAQRHGLPEAICRLLAAREVDLEGVPDFLEPTLRKFLPDPSHLKDMDVAVERVVKAIQASERIAIFGDYDVDGATSSALLLRFFRSVGADVGIYIPDRRKEGYGPNTAALLKLKEEGTALVITVDCGVTAHEPLAEARQAGLDVIVIDHHQAEIALPPALAVVDPNRLDDASPHKQLAAVGVAFLLAVGVNRALRAVGWYSATRPEPDLRRWLDLVALGTVADVVPLTGINRALVRQGLRVMADRANAGLAALADVARLREPPGAYHLGFLLGPRVNAGGRVGQADLGARLLASDDPHEVGALALRLDEFNAERRAIERAVLDQAIQHIERTYGPERQGLPAALVVESDGWHVGVIGIVASRLVERYGRPAFVIGMDGDVGKGSGRSVRGVDLGAAVIAARQSGLLINGGGHAMAAGLTVARERLAALAAFLDERVAPQLGAAPAIRELGIDAALTPGAATQDLVTMIERAGPFGAGNALPRFALTGVRVDYAQPVGDGHVRCTLVGQERGRIEAIAFRASQTALGPALLDQAKPILHVAGALRIDHYNGRESVRLQIDDAASAAGTVLS